The proteins below come from a single Bryobacter aggregatus MPL3 genomic window:
- a CDS encoding RNA polymerase sigma factor: MFEISAPIEVALAANATPSFEDWMQRYQALVFRTAWRMLGSPADAEDVSQEVFLRLHQSLRSLPAEQPLSAWLYRVTVNLCLDQIRRRKPLGGELELLVSLSPSPEEQHTQQQRESRLARLIARLPERERACLILRDLEGLNSREVAVILECSEENVRSAIHRAKEKLKLWMS, translated from the coding sequence ATGTTTGAGATCAGTGCCCCTATCGAAGTAGCCCTTGCCGCCAACGCTACCCCCTCTTTTGAGGATTGGATGCAGCGATACCAGGCATTGGTCTTCCGCACAGCCTGGCGCATGCTTGGTTCGCCGGCCGACGCCGAGGATGTCAGCCAGGAAGTCTTTCTGCGCTTGCATCAGAGTCTACGCAGTCTTCCGGCCGAGCAGCCTCTTTCCGCCTGGCTCTACCGGGTGACGGTGAATCTCTGCCTCGATCAGATTCGGCGGCGAAAACCGCTGGGGGGAGAGTTGGAACTGCTTGTCTCGCTGAGTCCGTCGCCTGAGGAGCAACACACCCAGCAGCAACGCGAATCGCGCCTGGCCAGACTGATCGCCAGGCTCCCGGAGCGGGAGCGGGCTTGTCTGATTCTGCGCGACCTGGAGGGCCTCAACAGCCGTGAGGTGGCCGTCATCCTCGAGTGCAGCGAAGAGAATGTACGCAGTGCGATCCATCGCGCTAAGGAGAAATTGAAGCTATGGATGAGCTAG
- a CDS encoding hydroxypyruvate isomerase family protein, with protein MTRRDLLGSAALATPFFLQAQVKPRSGRLKQGICGGVLGRGFDLDARCKVAAELGVTGHDLLGPKDWPTLKKYGLIPTMVPGIGTLMHNSSDLSRHDELEKQAIEVIRNAAEVKAPNVILLAGNKWGQSSERCLENNAKFGKRIIKRAEDAGITLCLELLNSKVNHPDYACDSTAYGVEVCKRVGSPRFKLLFDIYHMQIMEGDIIRTIQQNIAYIGHFHTAGNPGRFEFDSETQEMNYRGIARAIADTGYQGWVSHEYSPRQGSDPVKTLDAMLKICEV; from the coding sequence ATGACCAGACGTGATCTCCTCGGGAGCGCTGCCCTCGCTACCCCCTTCTTCCTCCAGGCTCAAGTGAAACCTCGTTCCGGACGGCTCAAACAAGGAATTTGTGGCGGTGTCCTCGGACGTGGCTTCGATCTGGACGCCCGTTGCAAGGTTGCTGCTGAGCTTGGCGTGACTGGTCACGATCTGCTTGGCCCGAAAGATTGGCCTACGCTGAAGAAGTATGGTCTGATTCCGACGATGGTGCCAGGAATCGGCACCCTCATGCACAATTCCAGCGACCTATCGCGCCACGATGAGCTCGAAAAGCAGGCGATCGAAGTGATTCGGAATGCGGCCGAAGTGAAGGCTCCGAATGTCATTCTGCTGGCGGGCAACAAGTGGGGGCAGAGCAGTGAGCGTTGTCTTGAGAACAATGCAAAGTTTGGCAAGCGAATCATCAAGCGTGCGGAAGACGCAGGGATCACGCTTTGTCTCGAACTGCTCAATAGCAAAGTGAATCACCCCGACTATGCCTGCGACAGCACGGCTTATGGGGTTGAGGTGTGCAAGCGGGTCGGCTCCCCGCGCTTCAAACTATTGTTTGACATCTATCACATGCAAATCATGGAGGGTGATATCATCCGCACCATCCAGCAGAATATTGCCTATATTGGACACTTCCACACGGCCGGGAATCCGGGGCGTTTCGAGTTTGACTCGGAGACGCAGGAGATGAACTATCGCGGAATCGCGCGCGCGATTGCCGACACGGGATACCAGGGTTGGGTGAGTCACGAATACAGCCCTCGCCAGGGCTCGGATCCCGTGAAGACTCTCGACGCGATGCTGAAGATCTGCGAAGTCTAG
- a CDS encoding PAAR domain-containing protein, with protein sequence MGFPASRLTDNHICPMVTPGTPPIPHVGGPIVSPGVPTVLTVGLPQSHVGDMCVCVGPPDSVVVGSPTVLIGGTPATRITSNTAHGGQVILGAPTVLIA encoded by the coding sequence ATGGGCTTCCCTGCATCCCGACTGACTGATAATCACATTTGTCCCATGGTGACGCCGGGCACGCCGCCCATTCCACACGTGGGAGGCCCGATTGTCTCCCCGGGGGTTCCAACTGTCCTCACCGTCGGCTTGCCACAATCACATGTCGGCGATATGTGCGTCTGTGTGGGGCCGCCGGATTCGGTGGTGGTTGGTTCGCCGACGGTCCTCATTGGAGGCACGCCCGCCACCCGGATCACCAGCAACACTGCGCATGGTGGCCAAGTGATATTGGGCGCGCCGACGGTCTTGATCGCCTAG
- a CDS encoding DUF6931 family protein: MIAKTTSDIVKYAMLKPPATHYLPHAQDARHYAELLVQNNLWMPALNYMSHAIPPREGVWWAWFCARKAVLPTATPEEIQALQVAETWIAKPTDENRFAARDYAALIPSGSPPQCVLEAIAFLGELEDPVTGNKSPAIPYMSSKFIAAAVVGAAYSPDPEKPDVTAKEYLAQSFEVANRINLWSQYS; the protein is encoded by the coding sequence ATGATCGCCAAGACCACCTCTGACATCGTGAAGTACGCCATGCTGAAGCCGCCAGCAACGCACTATCTGCCGCACGCCCAAGACGCACGGCATTACGCGGAGTTGCTGGTGCAGAACAATCTCTGGATGCCAGCCTTGAACTATATGAGCCACGCCATTCCGCCTCGTGAGGGGGTCTGGTGGGCTTGGTTCTGCGCTCGCAAGGCGGTGCTCCCAACGGCAACTCCGGAAGAAATCCAGGCCTTGCAAGTAGCCGAAACCTGGATTGCCAAGCCAACCGACGAGAATCGATTTGCAGCCCGCGATTACGCAGCCTTGATTCCATCGGGTTCCCCGCCCCAGTGCGTATTGGAAGCGATTGCGTTCCTGGGAGAGTTGGAGGACCCGGTGACCGGAAATAAATCCCCGGCGATTCCCTATATGTCTTCTAAGTTCATTGCGGCGGCGGTCGTCGGAGCCGCGTATTCCCCCGATCCCGAGAAACCGGATGTGACGGCAAAAGAATATCTGGCACAGTCTTTTGAAGTCGCCAACCGCATCAATTTGTGGTCTCAATACAGCTAG
- a CDS encoding type VI secretion system Vgr family protein, producing MPLKQQDRPYEVLVPHLGKDKFVLMSLDGSEYVSHTYSFRITMATEDKSIDDEDLLRKPILVTLRRQSTPARVIHGIIQKTKLLGQDNEQTPVYYWEATFVPWLWFLTLESDCRHFQNMDAVEIIKKVFSEHGYSDFTFKVQAKLPKREFTVQYRESSFNFISRLLEEEGIFYWFEHSESKHNLILTDQNSATRNCPHEYKFPYAKGTLSGAAGGVLDHLEQDVEIYTGKMTFQDFNFEKSSVDLTASTKGKVKAEIYDYPGLYNNKADGERYAKLRLEEQEARLRIIQAHTITTLLMPGYRFEVENHFDAKANTSYIVLGLSFSCRQNIVGNEAGDDGSTASFNVSAIPYKVAYRPPRRHPKPMIHGIQTAIVCGPKGNEIYCDKYGRVKVQFHWDRLGKRDENSSFWIRSSNAWSGGQWGQISIPRIGQEVIVSFLEGDPDRPIITGRVYNDQQMPPYGLPDNQTQSGIKSRSTPKGGSDDFNEFRFEDKKGSEQIYLHAQKDFDEYIENKHTITVRDSDQITLLNKGNQKTTVETGNRDITVSKGNSSNVISMGNHKLECSAGKISEKAAQEIKMECGASSITLTPTKIELKIGASTITMQPTMIDLKAAAASTSMGPATMSLTAPMIKIN from the coding sequence ATGCCACTGAAGCAACAGGACCGCCCCTATGAGGTTCTTGTCCCCCATCTTGGGAAAGACAAGTTCGTCTTGATGAGCCTCGACGGCAGCGAATACGTCTCTCACACGTACAGCTTCCGGATCACGATGGCCACTGAGGATAAATCAATCGACGACGAGGATTTGCTGCGAAAGCCAATCCTGGTCACGCTCCGGCGCCAATCGACACCTGCACGTGTCATCCATGGCATTATCCAGAAAACTAAGTTACTGGGGCAGGATAACGAACAAACTCCGGTCTACTACTGGGAAGCTACTTTTGTCCCCTGGCTCTGGTTCTTGACGCTCGAATCGGACTGCCGGCACTTCCAGAATATGGATGCGGTCGAGATCATCAAGAAAGTCTTTTCTGAGCACGGCTATAGTGATTTCACCTTCAAGGTGCAGGCCAAGCTTCCTAAGCGGGAGTTCACCGTGCAATACCGGGAATCGAGTTTTAACTTCATCTCCCGGCTGCTCGAAGAAGAAGGCATCTTCTATTGGTTTGAACACAGTGAGAGCAAGCACAACCTCATCCTCACTGACCAGAATTCCGCCACGCGCAACTGTCCGCATGAGTATAAATTTCCCTACGCCAAGGGCACCCTTTCCGGAGCAGCGGGTGGCGTGTTAGATCATCTCGAACAGGACGTCGAAATCTACACCGGCAAGATGACTTTCCAGGACTTCAACTTTGAGAAGAGCAGCGTCGACCTGACTGCTTCGACCAAGGGAAAGGTGAAGGCGGAAATCTACGACTACCCAGGGCTCTATAACAATAAAGCCGATGGTGAGCGCTATGCGAAATTACGGCTCGAAGAGCAGGAAGCACGGCTGCGCATCATCCAGGCACACACCATCACCACCCTGCTGATGCCTGGTTACAGGTTTGAAGTCGAAAACCATTTCGACGCAAAAGCCAACACGTCCTACATTGTTCTCGGTCTGAGCTTCTCCTGCCGCCAGAACATTGTTGGCAATGAAGCGGGCGATGACGGCTCCACGGCCAGTTTTAATGTCTCGGCCATTCCGTACAAAGTCGCTTACCGGCCTCCGCGCCGTCACCCGAAACCAATGATCCACGGGATCCAGACCGCAATTGTCTGCGGGCCGAAAGGCAACGAGATCTATTGCGATAAATATGGCCGGGTGAAAGTCCAGTTCCATTGGGACCGGCTGGGCAAACGCGATGAGAATTCATCGTTCTGGATCCGAAGCTCCAATGCCTGGTCCGGTGGACAATGGGGGCAGATCTCGATTCCGCGCATCGGGCAGGAAGTGATCGTCAGCTTTCTCGAAGGCGATCCGGATCGGCCCATCATCACAGGCCGCGTCTACAACGACCAGCAGATGCCGCCCTATGGATTGCCCGACAATCAAACCCAATCAGGCATCAAGTCCCGCTCGACGCCCAAGGGCGGTTCCGATGATTTCAATGAGTTTCGCTTTGAGGACAAGAAGGGCAGCGAGCAGATCTATCTGCATGCCCAGAAGGACTTCGACGAATACATCGAGAACAAGCACACCATTACCGTTCGCGACAGCGATCAGATCACTTTACTGAATAAGGGCAACCAGAAGACGACGGTCGAAACCGGCAATCGCGACATTACGGTGAGCAAGGGAAATAGCAGCAATGTGATTTCCATGGGCAATCACAAGCTCGAGTGTTCTGCTGGTAAGATCAGCGAGAAAGCGGCACAGGAGATCAAGATGGAATGTGGAGCCTCCAGCATCACGTTGACTCCGACGAAGATCGAACTCAAGATTGGCGCATCCACCATCACCATGCAGCCAACGATGATTGATCTGAAGGCCGCTGCTGCCAGCACCTCCATGGGCCCCGCTACCATGTCGCTGACTGCGCCGATGATCAAGATCAATTAG
- the tssH gene encoding type VI secretion system ATPase TssH, translated as MSVNLKSLIGKLNDTTRNTLQAAAGFCLQRTHYDVEIEHFLMKLLEHAGGDFAAIVKAFDVDKAKLSAQLTASLDKLKSGNARTPTLAPTLVKMLSEAWSTASLDFDTGNVRTGYCIIALTQNDELVRLMGDVSKEFKKIDPKSLKDNFTGICGSSYEESEMVELGEGGATASASAPGPDGAPKVNPASKSPNLDAYTINLTENAKNGKIDSVLARDFEIRQVVDILTRRRQNNPILVGEAGVGKTAVVEGLALRIVQGDVPPPLKNITLRTLDLALLQAGASVKGEFENRLKGLIDEVKRSPTPIILFIDEAHTMIGAGGQAGQNDAANLLKPALARGELRTLAATTWAEYKKYFEKDPALARRFQLVKVEEPSEYNCQLMLRGILPMLEKHHNVLILDEGLAAAVKLSHRYLPDRQLPDKAVSVLDTACARLALGQNSVPTAVEAVQREIDDYDVQTRVLNRETDIGTDHAERIAEIAVKKEAAEAKLKTLKDRWEAEGKLVTEIREMRDQIMANAEGINKEELRTKIGEKTKELETLQGENPLMRVSVDAQVVGEVIAAWTGIPIGKMLKDEITTVLELEKHLCARVIGQDHAMRAIAERVRTSKAGMDDPVKPVGVFMLVGPSGVGKTETALAISDMLFGGEDNIITINMSEFQEAHTVSTLKGSPPGYVGYGEGGVLTEAVRRRPYSVVLLDEVEKAHPDVLELFFQVFDKGRMEDGEGREIIFRNSVIILTSNAATDTLMKLVADPETAPSPDGIIQAMKPELDKVFKPAFLGRMVLIPYYPVRDEVLKTIVKLKLSKIQKRLLATHKIKLVAGEDVINAVASRCTEVESGARNVDNILTNTVLPDISRRLLGMMAEGVRPEQIAIVVGEDGNFLYN; from the coding sequence ATGAGCGTGAATCTGAAATCTCTGATCGGTAAGTTGAACGACACCACACGCAATACGCTGCAGGCGGCCGCCGGCTTCTGCCTCCAGCGGACGCACTATGACGTCGAAATTGAACATTTTCTTATGAAGCTGCTGGAGCATGCCGGGGGTGATTTCGCCGCCATTGTGAAGGCATTCGACGTCGACAAGGCAAAGCTCTCAGCGCAACTGACCGCGTCGCTCGACAAGCTGAAAAGTGGCAACGCCCGTACGCCCACACTCGCGCCAACACTCGTGAAGATGTTGAGCGAAGCCTGGTCGACGGCCTCGCTTGATTTTGACACCGGCAATGTCCGCACCGGCTACTGCATCATTGCCCTGACGCAGAATGACGAACTGGTTCGGCTGATGGGTGATGTCTCGAAGGAATTCAAGAAGATTGATCCGAAGAGCCTGAAGGATAACTTCACCGGCATCTGCGGCTCCTCCTATGAGGAATCCGAGATGGTGGAGCTCGGCGAGGGTGGGGCTACCGCCTCGGCCAGTGCTCCCGGCCCCGACGGCGCACCCAAGGTGAATCCGGCATCGAAGTCGCCGAATCTCGATGCGTACACGATCAATCTCACCGAGAACGCGAAGAACGGCAAGATCGACAGCGTCCTGGCGCGTGATTTTGAAATCCGCCAAGTGGTCGACATCCTGACGCGCCGCCGCCAGAACAATCCGATCCTGGTGGGCGAAGCCGGCGTTGGCAAGACCGCCGTCGTCGAAGGCCTGGCGCTGCGCATCGTGCAGGGCGACGTGCCTCCTCCACTGAAGAACATCACCCTTCGTACGCTCGACCTCGCTCTCTTACAGGCAGGCGCGAGCGTCAAGGGCGAGTTTGAGAACCGGCTCAAGGGCTTGATCGATGAAGTCAAGAGATCCCCGACGCCGATCATTCTCTTTATCGATGAAGCGCACACGATGATTGGTGCTGGTGGCCAGGCCGGACAGAACGACGCGGCCAATCTCCTGAAACCCGCTCTCGCGCGTGGCGAACTGCGCACTCTCGCCGCAACCACCTGGGCCGAGTATAAGAAGTACTTTGAGAAGGACCCGGCGCTGGCCCGCCGCTTCCAGTTGGTCAAGGTGGAAGAGCCCAGCGAATACAATTGCCAGCTCATGCTCCGCGGCATTCTGCCCATGCTCGAGAAGCACCACAATGTGCTGATTCTCGACGAGGGTCTGGCCGCAGCCGTCAAGCTCTCTCATCGCTATCTGCCGGATCGTCAACTGCCGGATAAAGCGGTCAGTGTTCTCGATACCGCCTGCGCCCGTCTTGCGCTCGGTCAGAACTCAGTACCGACTGCCGTCGAAGCCGTGCAGCGCGAGATTGACGACTACGACGTACAAACCCGTGTCCTGAATCGCGAAACCGACATCGGTACCGATCACGCAGAGCGCATCGCCGAAATCGCCGTGAAGAAGGAAGCGGCCGAAGCCAAGCTGAAGACGCTGAAGGACCGTTGGGAAGCCGAAGGCAAGCTCGTCACCGAGATCCGCGAAATGCGCGATCAAATCATGGCGAATGCCGAAGGCATCAATAAAGAGGAGCTTCGCACCAAGATCGGGGAGAAGACGAAGGAACTGGAAACGCTCCAGGGCGAGAATCCGCTCATGCGCGTCTCCGTCGATGCCCAGGTCGTTGGAGAAGTGATTGCAGCCTGGACCGGGATTCCCATTGGCAAGATGCTCAAGGACGAGATCACGACGGTGCTCGAGCTCGAGAAGCATCTTTGTGCTCGTGTCATTGGTCAGGATCACGCCATGCGCGCGATTGCCGAACGCGTCCGCACCTCCAAGGCAGGCATGGACGATCCGGTCAAGCCCGTCGGGGTCTTCATGCTTGTTGGCCCCTCGGGTGTCGGCAAAACGGAGACGGCGCTCGCCATTTCAGACATGCTCTTTGGCGGTGAGGACAACATCATTACCATCAACATGAGCGAGTTCCAGGAGGCGCATACGGTCTCCACCTTGAAGGGTTCGCCTCCCGGATATGTCGGCTATGGTGAGGGCGGTGTTCTGACGGAAGCCGTACGCCGCCGTCCCTACTCCGTTGTGCTGCTGGACGAAGTCGAGAAGGCGCATCCGGATGTTCTTGAATTGTTCTTCCAGGTCTTTGATAAGGGCCGCATGGAAGACGGCGAAGGCCGCGAGATTATCTTCCGGAACAGCGTGATCATTCTCACCTCCAACGCGGCCACCGATACACTGATGAAGCTGGTTGCCGATCCGGAGACCGCTCCCTCACCCGACGGCATCATCCAGGCCATGAAACCGGAACTCGATAAGGTGTTCAAGCCGGCATTCCTCGGCCGTATGGTTCTCATCCCGTATTACCCTGTGCGCGATGAGGTGCTGAAGACAATTGTGAAGCTAAAGCTGAGCAAGATCCAGAAGCGCTTGCTGGCCACGCACAAGATCAAGCTGGTGGCCGGGGAAGACGTCATCAATGCGGTGGCCTCACGCTGCACGGAAGTCGAATCCGGCGCCCGGAATGTCGACAACATCCTGACAAACACCGTGCTGCCCGATATCAGCCGCCGCCTGCTCGGAATGATGGCAGAAGGCGTACGTCCGGAGCAGATTGCGATCGTCGTTGGCGAGGACGGCAACTTCCTTTACAACTAG
- the tssG gene encoding type VI secretion system baseplate subunit TssG, protein MATTRWTEDPDLDSPARLPEYPLELRRHWIEDLFGDKPGTVQFFQAVRLLSRLGNGLHPPGLFPKSPKDEVVRFGVNPAYWFPPSQIHDLEWPKFNDEKFAWQPPMMRVNFMGLVGASGVLPLVYSDFVNERLRARDRTMLEFFDLFHHRIISLFYQAWEKYRFWVTYERDEQDRMSGYLLDFLGLGTPGLTNRQAVSDTSLIFYTGLLALQPRSALALEQFLSDYFDVPIRVEEFGGSWYPLSPQDICQFADPATDAEQLGFGVVVGDAVWDRASRAKIQVGPLSLDQYKDFLPGGAAYQPLEAVTRFFTNGELIFEVQLILDRSNVPKCQLGIDSESPPMLGWLTWMNLGAARTEDPGDTVFLLN, encoded by the coding sequence ATGGCCACCACGCGCTGGACAGAAGATCCTGATCTAGATTCACCAGCCCGGCTGCCCGAGTATCCGCTCGAGTTGCGCCGCCACTGGATCGAGGATCTGTTTGGAGACAAGCCTGGGACAGTACAGTTCTTCCAGGCCGTCCGTCTGCTTTCACGTCTGGGCAATGGACTGCATCCGCCCGGCCTCTTCCCCAAGAGCCCGAAAGATGAGGTGGTCCGCTTTGGGGTGAACCCGGCATATTGGTTTCCGCCCTCACAGATCCACGATCTGGAATGGCCGAAATTCAATGACGAAAAGTTCGCCTGGCAGCCCCCGATGATGCGCGTCAACTTTATGGGTTTGGTGGGCGCATCCGGCGTTCTGCCGCTGGTGTACTCCGACTTTGTGAACGAGCGTCTGCGCGCCCGGGATCGCACGATGCTGGAGTTCTTTGATCTCTTCCATCACCGGATCATTTCGCTGTTCTACCAGGCCTGGGAGAAGTATCGCTTCTGGGTCACCTATGAGCGCGATGAGCAAGACCGGATGTCAGGCTACCTGCTCGACTTTCTTGGCCTGGGTACCCCCGGCCTGACCAACCGGCAGGCTGTGAGCGATACCTCGCTCATCTTCTACACCGGCCTGTTGGCGCTGCAACCCCGCTCGGCATTGGCCTTAGAGCAGTTTTTAAGTGATTATTTCGATGTCCCAATTCGAGTGGAAGAGTTTGGAGGTTCCTGGTATCCCTTGTCGCCCCAGGACATCTGCCAGTTTGCCGACCCGGCCACCGATGCCGAGCAATTGGGCTTTGGAGTCGTTGTTGGCGATGCGGTTTGGGATCGGGCTTCGCGTGCCAAGATCCAGGTGGGTCCATTGAGCCTGGACCAGTACAAAGACTTTCTTCCGGGTGGCGCAGCTTATCAGCCACTCGAGGCAGTGACCCGCTTCTTTACGAATGGGGAGCTGATTTTCGAGGTGCAGTTGATCCTCGACCGTAGCAATGTGCCCAAGTGCCAACTTGGGATAGACTCGGAATCTCCGCCGATGTTGGGCTGGCTTACCTGGATGAACCTGGGAGCGGCCCGGACGGAAGATCCCGGCGACACCGTATTTCTTTTGAATTAG
- the tssF gene encoding type VI secretion system baseplate subunit TssF has product MRDDLLLYYERELNYIRQMAADFAERYPKIASRLVLEGDKCEDPHVERLLESFAFLAARVHLKIDDEFPELTEAILGIVYPHFIRPIPSMSIVEFELDPEKGRLDQGLLVPAGSILYSKAVQGVPCKFRTCYDLTLYPVTAASAEFATPDRLRPALKATDAQYAIPVRFTAPGDVNLSQLKLDKLQLYLNGESATIHSLYEVLCSRVTRILVRNPKEPRQQPIEIPVSSLRPMGFEKDEGVLDYPGRSFLAYRMLQEFFAFPEKFFFLELGNLEEVLAHGFQNEFEVVFLISRIDSEETRLRLENGVNASSFRTAATPIINLFPQTCEPILLDQKKPEYAIVPDVRRMNALEIHSIVEVNSIDLDQQTMVTYEPFYSIRHAQLSQKQQTFYLASRRASPRANDDGTDMYLSLVDLSFRPIHPKMDSVTVKTFCTNRDLPSRLPFGNETGDFELELSAPLKRIIALRKPTATLRPAIGKNIYWRLVSHLSLNYLSLVEEGKEALQQILNLYNITNSPYSERVISGIQQLKSKRKFARLVSDDGIAFARGFDVEIEFDEEQFVGGGVYLFAAVLERFLANYASLNSFSQLTARTAQRKEPLRQWPPRAGQKILI; this is encoded by the coding sequence ATGCGCGACGATCTCCTGCTCTATTACGAACGCGAGCTGAACTACATTCGCCAGATGGCCGCGGATTTTGCGGAGCGCTATCCCAAGATTGCCTCGCGCCTGGTCCTCGAAGGGGACAAATGCGAAGATCCGCATGTCGAGCGTCTGCTCGAATCTTTTGCGTTTCTCGCTGCCCGTGTTCACCTCAAGATTGACGACGAGTTTCCAGAACTCACGGAAGCAATTCTCGGCATCGTCTACCCGCACTTCATTCGACCGATTCCATCAATGTCGATTGTCGAGTTTGAACTCGATCCCGAGAAAGGCAGGCTCGATCAGGGGCTTCTTGTGCCTGCCGGCTCCATCCTCTACTCCAAGGCCGTCCAGGGTGTCCCATGCAAGTTCCGCACCTGCTACGACCTCACTCTCTATCCGGTCACCGCTGCATCGGCAGAGTTTGCCACTCCTGACCGTTTGCGCCCTGCCTTGAAGGCCACCGATGCACAGTATGCGATCCCGGTTCGCTTCACAGCGCCGGGCGACGTCAATCTATCGCAGCTCAAGCTCGATAAGCTGCAGCTTTACCTCAATGGCGAATCGGCAACCATCCATTCGCTGTACGAAGTGCTCTGCTCTCGCGTCACACGCATCCTTGTTCGGAACCCGAAGGAGCCGCGGCAGCAACCCATCGAGATCCCTGTTTCCTCGCTGCGGCCCATGGGCTTTGAAAAGGACGAGGGAGTCCTTGATTATCCCGGCAGGTCCTTCCTGGCTTATCGCATGTTGCAGGAATTCTTCGCGTTTCCGGAGAAGTTCTTCTTTCTTGAACTCGGCAACCTCGAGGAGGTGCTGGCGCATGGATTCCAGAATGAATTCGAAGTCGTCTTCCTGATCTCGCGGATCGATTCTGAGGAGACGCGATTGCGCCTCGAGAATGGCGTCAATGCGAGTAGTTTCCGTACTGCAGCAACGCCGATCATCAACCTGTTTCCCCAAACCTGCGAACCCATCCTGCTCGACCAGAAGAAGCCCGAGTACGCGATCGTGCCGGACGTCCGCCGGATGAATGCACTCGAGATCCATTCCATCGTCGAGGTGAACTCGATCGATCTCGACCAGCAGACGATGGTGACCTACGAGCCGTTCTATTCCATCCGCCACGCGCAGCTCTCGCAGAAGCAGCAGACTTTCTATCTGGCCTCGCGCCGCGCCTCGCCACGAGCCAACGACGACGGGACAGACATGTACCTGTCACTCGTCGACCTGTCATTTCGGCCGATCCATCCCAAAATGGATTCGGTCACCGTCAAAACATTTTGCACCAACCGTGATTTGCCATCCCGCCTGCCATTCGGAAACGAGACTGGGGATTTTGAGCTGGAATTGAGCGCACCGCTCAAGCGCATCATCGCACTCCGCAAGCCCACCGCGACTCTGCGCCCCGCGATCGGCAAGAATATCTACTGGCGTTTGGTGTCACATCTTTCTCTGAACTATCTCTCCCTGGTGGAAGAAGGCAAAGAGGCGCTGCAGCAGATTCTCAATCTCTACAACATTACGAACTCACCTTATAGCGAACGGGTGATTAGTGGGATTCAACAACTAAAGTCGAAGCGAAAATTTGCGCGTTTGGTGTCCGATGATGGCATCGCTTTTGCGCGTGGGTTTGATGTGGAAATTGAATTTGATGAAGAACAGTTTGTCGGCGGCGGCGTGTACTTGTTTGCAGCCGTGCTCGAGCGCTTTCTGGCCAACTATGCGTCACTGAACAGCTTCAGCCAGTTGACCGCGCGGACCGCGCAGAGAAAGGAGCCTCTGCGCCAATGGCCACCACGCGCTGGACAGAAGATCCTGATCTAG
- the tssE gene encoding type VI secretion system baseplate subunit TssE codes for MAFQLDVLVTLSVVDRLIDQEPRNTSEASPTRAESVRRLRAAVRRDLEWLLNSRRIAVPPDPSLLELNKSAYNYGLPDVSSISLSSVIEQERLLSAIEKAVQLFEPRLTDVRVIPMRDDSKKSIQRLDFRIEALLLMDPAPEHITFDTTLDAVSQSYKVKTDGAE; via the coding sequence GTGGCCTTCCAACTCGATGTACTTGTTACTCTCTCCGTGGTCGATCGCTTGATCGATCAGGAACCCCGCAACACAAGCGAAGCCTCGCCCACGCGCGCCGAATCGGTCAGACGGCTCCGGGCAGCTGTACGCCGGGACCTGGAGTGGTTGTTGAACTCCAGACGGATTGCGGTTCCCCCGGATCCTTCCTTGCTTGAATTGAACAAGTCAGCCTACAACTACGGACTGCCGGATGTCTCATCGATCAGTCTGTCGAGCGTCATTGAACAAGAACGGCTTCTGTCTGCAATCGAGAAAGCCGTGCAGCTCTTCGAACCAAGGCTCACTGACGTGCGCGTCATTCCGATGCGGGACGATTCGAAGAAATCCATCCAGCGCCTGGATTTTCGGATTGAGGCACTCTTGTTGATGGACCCGGCGCCCGAACACATCACTTTCGACACCACTCTCGATGCCGTGAGCCAGAGCTACAAAGTGAAAACGGACGGTGCTGAGTAG